One part of the Rhodococcus oxybenzonivorans genome encodes these proteins:
- a CDS encoding MDR family MFS transporter: MRTTSKRQRSEETVSNSVETPVAYTHRQILAVLSGLMLGMFLAALDQTIVATAIRTIADDLDGYSLQAWATTAYLVTATLATPLYGKLSDIYGRKPFFMFAITVFVIGSVLCTFSTSMYMLAAFRAVQGLGAGGLFSLALTIIGDIVSPRERAKYQGYFLAVFGTSSVLGPVLGGVFAGQDELLGIDGWRWVFLVNVPVGLVALTVVSRVLHLPRRPSGSRRIDWWGAIALAVGVVPLLVVAEQGRSWGWDSSKSLACYVIGVTGVLAFVLVELAMKDDALIPMRFFRNSTFALGVVISLVVGAVMFGGITLLPQYLQVVKGSSPTLAGFQILPMVLGLMAGSVVSGQMISRTGRYRYFPILGTALIAVGAFLLHTLAADTPMPVVMAFMLILGLGLGNLMQPLTLAIQNALPPQDMGVSTGAATFFRQIGGTAGVAIFLSILFSRLTPAIGERVTAAAGTPDFRRAVAAAAQSNDPAEAAMGQGMLSPDHAGVSGVLTDSSVIGKLDEVLALPFREGFADAIGSVFLSVSMLAVVAFVLTVLWKEVPLRSESGLQAAARGEAEV, translated from the coding sequence TTGCGGACTACAAGTAAACGACAGCGCAGCGAGGAAACAGTGTCGAATTCGGTCGAAACGCCGGTGGCCTACACCCACCGGCAGATCTTGGCTGTACTCAGTGGGTTGATGCTCGGCATGTTCCTGGCCGCGCTCGACCAGACGATCGTGGCGACGGCGATCCGGACCATCGCCGACGACCTCGACGGGTATTCACTGCAGGCGTGGGCGACCACCGCGTACCTCGTCACCGCAACCCTGGCGACGCCGCTCTACGGCAAACTGTCCGACATCTACGGCCGCAAGCCGTTCTTCATGTTCGCGATCACGGTGTTCGTGATCGGCTCGGTCCTGTGCACGTTCTCGACGTCGATGTACATGCTCGCCGCCTTCCGTGCAGTTCAGGGACTCGGCGCCGGCGGTCTGTTCTCGTTGGCGCTCACCATCATCGGCGACATCGTCTCCCCGCGTGAACGGGCCAAGTACCAGGGCTACTTCCTGGCCGTGTTCGGCACGTCCAGCGTCCTCGGACCGGTCCTCGGCGGGGTGTTCGCCGGACAGGACGAGCTCCTCGGAATCGACGGCTGGCGTTGGGTTTTCCTCGTCAACGTGCCGGTGGGACTCGTCGCGCTCACCGTCGTATCCCGGGTGCTGCACCTGCCGCGGCGACCGAGCGGAAGCCGACGGATCGACTGGTGGGGTGCGATCGCTCTCGCGGTGGGTGTGGTGCCGTTGCTCGTGGTCGCCGAACAGGGGCGCAGCTGGGGATGGGACAGCTCGAAGTCGTTGGCGTGCTACGTCATCGGCGTCACCGGAGTGCTGGCCTTCGTGCTCGTGGAGCTGGCGATGAAGGACGACGCCCTCATCCCGATGCGCTTCTTCCGCAACAGCACGTTCGCGCTCGGCGTCGTGATCAGTCTCGTCGTGGGCGCCGTCATGTTCGGCGGCATCACCCTCCTACCTCAGTATCTCCAGGTGGTGAAGGGCTCGAGCCCGACCCTCGCCGGTTTCCAGATCCTCCCGATGGTCCTCGGTCTGATGGCCGGATCGGTGGTCAGCGGTCAAATGATCTCGCGGACCGGCCGGTACCGGTATTTCCCGATCCTGGGTACCGCCCTGATCGCGGTAGGCGCGTTCCTTCTGCACACGCTGGCCGCCGACACCCCGATGCCCGTCGTGATGGCATTCATGCTGATTCTGGGACTCGGTCTAGGAAACCTGATGCAGCCGCTCACCCTGGCCATTCAGAACGCGCTACCCCCACAGGACATGGGGGTGTCGACCGGAGCGGCCACGTTCTTTCGGCAGATCGGCGGCACCGCCGGCGTCGCGATCTTCCTGTCGATCCTCTTCTCCCGCCTCACCCCGGCCATCGGCGAACGAGTGACCGCCGCAGCCGGCACACCCGACTTCCGTCGAGCCGTCGCCGCGGCCGCGCAGAGCAACGACCCCGCCGAGGCCGCCATGGGCCAGGGAATGCTCAGCCCCGACCACGCCGGCGTGAGCGGCGTCCTCACGGACAGTTCGGTGATCGGAAAACTCGACGAAGTTCTGGCCCTGCCCTTCCGGGAGGGATTCGCCGACGCCATCGGATCCGTCTTCCTCAGCGTGTCGATGCTCGCCGTCGTCGCCTTCGTCCTCACCGTCCTGTGGAAGGAAGTACCGCTCCGCAGCGAGTCCGGACTTCAGGCAGCGGCGCGGGGCGAAGCGGAGGTGTGA
- a CDS encoding inorganic diphosphatase, translated as MEFDVTIEIPKGQRNKYEVDHETGRVKLDRYLYTAFGYPADYGFIENTLGEDGDPLDALVLLPESVFPGVIVEARPVGMFKMVDEAGGDDKVLCVPAGDPRWDHIQDIGDVPQFELDAIKHFFVHYKDLEPGKHVEAADWVGLSEAKAEVEASFKRLKDTGGH; from the coding sequence GTGGAGTTCGACGTCACCATCGAGATCCCCAAGGGTCAGCGAAACAAGTACGAGGTCGACCACGAGACCGGTCGCGTAAAGCTGGACCGTTACCTCTACACGGCATTCGGCTATCCGGCCGACTACGGCTTCATCGAGAACACGCTCGGCGAGGACGGCGACCCGCTGGACGCGCTTGTGCTGCTTCCTGAGTCGGTGTTCCCCGGCGTGATCGTCGAGGCGCGCCCGGTCGGTATGTTCAAGATGGTCGACGAGGCCGGCGGCGACGACAAGGTGCTGTGCGTGCCCGCGGGTGACCCGCGCTGGGATCACATTCAGGACATCGGCGACGTTCCCCAGTTCGAGCTGGACGCCATCAAGCACTTCTTCGTCCACTACAAGGACCTCGAGCCCGGCAAGCACGTCGAGGCCGCCGACTGGGTGGGGCTGTCCGAGGCCAAGGCCGAGGTCGAGGCGTCGTTCAAGCGTCTGAAGGACACCGGCGGGCACTGA
- the dacB gene encoding D-alanyl-D-alanine carboxypeptidase/D-alanyl-D-alanine-endopeptidase has translation MGSLAGRHRLNMRMLLAAVVVAVLAVAAVLVIAVSTQGASASRGELTIAPVPAPITAAPQVTPVPDDAPLPTPRGIAAALGPASADPALGKFSGTVADAVTGQVLWSVAPQTPMTPASTTKVLTAAAALLSLPSDHRVTTKVVQGAKPGEIVLVAGGDPTITAKPVGENGYYPGAAHLSQLVDQIRAAGVAATDIVVDTGVYTGGTMAQGWFPADVGAGFITPTEPLMIDGGRADPLVDESPRTTTPALDAGRALASALGVSPSAVTTGVAAPGAATIASVDSAPLRDRLRQMMEHSDNVLAEAIGREVAMNAGADASFAGAVATIGQKLFEAGFDMSGLTLHDASGLSVDNRIAPQLLDQVLTAAAGDGTPALRPMLDYLPVAGATGSLSDRYASGNRTGAGWVRAKTGTLSTASALAGYVVDQNGRVLTFALMSNDRPPEISRPALDALAAALRTCGCQ, from the coding sequence ATGGGCTCGTTAGCGGGACGTCACCGTCTGAACATGCGGATGCTCCTCGCAGCGGTAGTCGTGGCGGTGCTCGCCGTGGCCGCCGTCCTCGTGATCGCCGTCAGCACGCAAGGCGCCTCGGCGAGCCGCGGCGAGCTGACTATCGCGCCGGTCCCTGCGCCGATCACCGCGGCGCCGCAGGTCACACCCGTTCCGGACGACGCGCCGTTGCCGACGCCGCGGGGAATCGCCGCGGCACTCGGCCCGGCGTCCGCCGACCCGGCGCTCGGAAAGTTCAGCGGCACGGTGGCCGATGCCGTCACCGGGCAGGTGTTGTGGAGCGTCGCCCCGCAGACGCCGATGACGCCCGCCTCCACCACCAAGGTGTTGACGGCGGCGGCGGCGCTGCTGTCGTTGCCGTCCGATCACCGGGTGACCACCAAGGTTGTTCAGGGCGCGAAGCCCGGAGAAATCGTGCTCGTCGCAGGGGGTGACCCCACGATCACCGCGAAACCGGTGGGCGAGAACGGCTATTACCCCGGCGCGGCGCATCTGTCCCAGTTGGTGGATCAGATCCGGGCGGCGGGCGTCGCCGCCACCGACATCGTGGTCGACACCGGCGTCTATACGGGCGGGACCATGGCGCAGGGCTGGTTCCCGGCTGATGTCGGCGCCGGCTTCATCACCCCCACCGAACCGCTCATGATCGACGGCGGGCGGGCAGATCCTCTGGTGGACGAGTCGCCGCGAACCACCACGCCGGCGCTGGACGCCGGGCGGGCGCTGGCAAGCGCGCTCGGGGTGAGCCCGTCCGCGGTCACGACCGGTGTCGCGGCACCGGGTGCGGCCACCATCGCTTCCGTGGACTCTGCGCCGCTTCGTGACCGGTTGCGGCAAATGATGGAACACTCGGACAATGTGCTTGCCGAAGCGATCGGGCGGGAGGTTGCCATGAATGCCGGCGCAGACGCTTCGTTCGCGGGAGCCGTCGCCACTATCGGCCAGAAGCTGTTCGAGGCCGGATTCGACATGTCGGGCCTCACGCTGCACGACGCCAGCGGGTTGTCCGTCGACAACCGCATCGCACCCCAACTGCTCGACCAGGTTCTGACCGCTGCCGCGGGAGACGGCACGCCCGCGCTGCGGCCCATGCTCGACTACTTGCCCGTGGCCGGAGCGACGGGAAGTCTCTCGGACCGCTACGCGTCGGGCAACCGCACCGGTGCCGGGTGGGTGCGCGCGAAAACCGGCACGCTGTCCACTGCGAGCGCGCTCGCCGGGTACGTCGTTGACCAGAACGGCCGGGTGCTGACCTTCGCGCTGATGTCCAACGACCGGCCCCCGGAGATCAGTCGCCCCGCTCTCGACGCACTGGCGGCCGCCCTCCGCACGTGCGGGTGCCAGTGA
- a CDS encoding zinc-dependent metalloprotease — MAPDTNAFSGVVDWKLAARTGVKLARSGPATSRYTAEAVVAELADASMRAELPVREVTGLADGLPVPTAQILDRAGWIHAAAHSMSQLTGGDSAPGLLLGKPAGIQAGAMLAYLSSAILGQYDPFTGDNGTLLLVAPNVVTVERALRVNPSDFRLWVCLHEVTHRVQFSSSPWLTQYMQDAVDTLGTSDDESVADVVGRLSAAVRDRGRPDPDASGAPGGIVGLLRATQAEPQREALDRLLVLGTLLEGHADHVMDAVGPAVVPSVTTIRAAFDNRRRRKSNPVQRLIRALLGMDAKMAQYVRGKAFVDTVVGEVGMDRFNVIWTGPDTLPRLAEIDRPADWVSRVLG; from the coding sequence ATGGCCCCCGACACGAATGCGTTCAGTGGAGTCGTCGACTGGAAACTCGCTGCCCGGACGGGGGTGAAGCTGGCCCGGAGCGGTCCGGCCACCTCGCGGTACACGGCCGAGGCCGTCGTCGCGGAGTTGGCCGACGCGTCCATGCGCGCGGAACTGCCGGTTCGGGAAGTGACCGGCCTGGCTGACGGACTGCCCGTACCGACGGCCCAGATCCTCGACCGGGCGGGGTGGATTCACGCCGCTGCCCATTCGATGTCGCAGCTCACCGGCGGCGACTCCGCACCCGGACTCCTCCTGGGAAAGCCGGCCGGTATCCAGGCCGGTGCCATGCTCGCCTACCTGTCCTCGGCGATCCTCGGCCAGTACGACCCCTTCACCGGGGACAACGGAACCCTACTGCTGGTGGCGCCGAACGTGGTGACAGTCGAGCGGGCACTGCGCGTGAACCCGAGCGACTTCCGGTTGTGGGTGTGCCTGCACGAGGTGACCCATCGGGTCCAGTTCTCGTCCTCGCCCTGGCTGACGCAGTACATGCAGGATGCGGTCGACACTCTGGGAACCTCCGACGACGAGTCGGTGGCCGATGTCGTCGGACGGCTGTCGGCCGCGGTGCGTGACCGCGGGCGCCCGGACCCGGATGCGTCCGGTGCCCCCGGTGGAATCGTCGGACTGCTGCGCGCCACCCAGGCCGAACCGCAACGCGAGGCCCTCGACCGTCTCCTGGTTCTCGGCACCCTCCTCGAGGGGCACGCCGATCACGTGATGGACGCGGTCGGGCCGGCCGTGGTCCCGTCGGTCACCACGATCCGCGCTGCATTCGACAACCGGCGCCGCCGCAAGAGCAACCCGGTGCAGCGTCTGATCCGGGCGCTGCTCGGGATGGACGCGAAGATGGCGCAATACGTCCGCGGCAAGGCGTTCGTCGACACCGTCGTCGGCGAAGTCGGCATGGACCGATTCAACGTGATCTGGACCGGCCCCGACACCCTGCCCCGGCTGGCCGAGATCGATCGCCCGGCCGACTGGGTGTCGCGGGTACTGGGCTGA
- the tilS gene encoding tRNA lysidine(34) synthetase TilS: MLLPEEPAILEVRHAVRRWLVQHCPGGVVAVALSGGADSLALTAAAAAEARTVRALVVDHRLQTGSADVAQEAAARARALGCVSAEVLGVDVTGSGGLEAAARDARYRALDSARRSDPVLLGHTLDDQAETVLLGLARGSGGRSIWGMSAYDSPWGRPLLGVRRAVTHQACSELGLLPHEDPHNASPDFTRVRLRTEVLPLLEDVLGGGVAGALARTGEQLREEGAVLDSAADTVGARAVVDGELDVAALADVAPPIRRRVLRTWLLAAGARALGDKQLRAVDDLVVQWRGQGPVAVGGGTPDARLVVCRRRGRLNVGLDDRRRV; encoded by the coding sequence GTGCTGCTTCCCGAGGAGCCGGCGATTCTGGAGGTGCGCCACGCAGTGCGACGCTGGCTCGTACAGCACTGTCCCGGCGGTGTGGTCGCGGTGGCGCTGTCCGGTGGTGCCGACTCACTGGCATTGACGGCCGCAGCGGCGGCGGAAGCGCGCACGGTCCGCGCCCTGGTGGTCGATCACCGGCTGCAGACCGGTTCCGCCGACGTGGCACAGGAAGCAGCCGCCCGCGCCCGCGCACTCGGGTGCGTGTCCGCCGAGGTGCTGGGCGTCGACGTGACCGGTTCCGGCGGACTCGAGGCGGCCGCCCGGGACGCCCGCTACCGTGCTCTCGACTCGGCCCGTCGGAGCGATCCGGTGTTGCTGGGCCACACCCTGGACGATCAGGCCGAGACCGTGCTGCTGGGCCTGGCCAGAGGATCGGGCGGCCGATCCATCTGGGGAATGAGCGCCTACGACAGCCCGTGGGGACGCCCACTGCTCGGCGTCCGACGAGCTGTCACCCACCAGGCGTGCAGCGAACTCGGACTCCTCCCGCACGAGGACCCGCACAACGCATCCCCGGACTTCACCAGGGTCCGCTTGCGCACGGAGGTACTGCCGCTGCTCGAGGACGTCCTCGGCGGCGGTGTCGCGGGTGCGCTCGCCCGCACCGGCGAGCAGTTGCGCGAAGAGGGCGCCGTCCTCGATTCGGCCGCGGACACGGTCGGTGCGCGTGCCGTGGTCGACGGAGAGCTCGACGTCGCAGCCCTGGCGGATGTCGCACCGCCGATACGCCGGCGGGTGTTGCGGACGTGGCTTCTCGCGGCGGGCGCGCGGGCGCTCGGTGACAAACAGTTACGGGCCGTCGACGACCTCGTCGTGCAGTGGCGTGGGCAGGGTCCGGTCGCAGTCGGCGGCGGGACACCGGACGCCAGGTTGGTGGTCTGCCGACGACGTGGCAGGCTGAACGTCGGATTGGACGACCGACGAAGGGTTTGA
- the hpt gene encoding hypoxanthine phosphoribosyltransferase, with amino-acid sequence MYEGDIASVLISEDEIRRRTVELAEEIAKRYPEGTPEGDLLLVGVLKGAIFFMTDFARALPIPTQMEFMAVSSYGSSTSSSGVVRILKDLDKDIAGRHVLIVEDIIDSGLTLSWLMRNLSSRNPASLEVVTLLRKPDAIKVDVNVANVGFDIPNEFVVGYGLDYAERYRDLPYIGTLEPSVYGG; translated from the coding sequence GTGTACGAAGGCGACATCGCATCGGTACTGATCTCCGAAGACGAGATTCGTCGACGCACCGTCGAGCTGGCCGAGGAAATCGCGAAGCGATACCCGGAGGGAACCCCTGAAGGGGATTTACTCCTGGTCGGTGTCCTGAAGGGCGCCATCTTCTTCATGACCGACTTTGCGCGGGCACTGCCCATCCCCACGCAGATGGAATTCATGGCCGTCAGCTCCTACGGATCGTCGACATCGTCCTCGGGCGTCGTCCGCATCCTCAAGGATCTCGACAAGGACATCGCCGGTCGGCACGTGCTCATCGTCGAGGACATCATCGACTCCGGGCTGACGCTGTCCTGGCTGATGCGTAACCTGTCGAGCCGCAATCCGGCATCGCTCGAGGTGGTCACGTTGCTCCGCAAGCCTGATGCCATCAAGGTCGACGTCAACGTCGCGAATGTCGGCTTCGACATCCCCAACGAGTTCGTGGTCGGATACGGACTCGACTACGCCGAGCGGTACCGCGACCTGCCCTATATCGGAACTCTCGAGCCTTCCGTCTACGGCGGCTGA
- a CDS encoding serine/threonine-protein kinase, which yields MTRGNGSGRDRSAAESTSAEETVGVQNSDHESSEATVAAGPSPVSGERTMSAQLGGERTVSGQLGGERTAAAPTIDGERTAAAPTLGAERPSEGSRTVTAVPVDTLITRPPTRETLDDVEVGQQVDDFDLLMGLGSGAFGRVFLARQRSMQRLVAVKISHDHGNEPQTLAQLDHDYIVRVFDQRLLEDRKLRLLYMQYLPGGTLLRVLRRVRVTPERERNGSLLLEVVDEEMREKGEIRPTDSSVRAEIASLTWPETIAWLGRRLADALDYAGKRGVLHRDIKPANILLTAEGVPKLADFNISFSDSVSGASPLAYFGGSLAYMSPEQLEACHRGMPGTAADLDTRSDIFALGVMLWELMCGRRPFPDEDVSSESLVGLEAMLDHRSRAIDPEFLDHLPYDCPASLRRVLLTCLSPKPEGRWSSGAELAKQFDLCLNPRARDLVDPPPHSWRMRLRRWALPILVVGIAAPNALAGIYNYHHNKMLIISALTPEVQRSFEQIQLVINSIAFPLGAILLLYWCRYPLLVPRGLRKGRTYDRHTLTRARTDTLLLGDRVVLVVFGLWFVAGVAYPISLQLAAGGVPPGAYVHFIASLIVCGAVSVAYPFFVVAFFAVRCIYPSLLPQDIASSADAQKLRGLDRRSTLYLAVAASVPLAGVAGVTFLSPDEITLVIIAVRILCLGGIVAFVGVYWLFRQLEEDLRALEPVVSHESVR from the coding sequence ATGACCAGAGGAAACGGGTCGGGCAGAGACAGATCAGCCGCTGAATCAACCTCTGCCGAAGAGACCGTCGGAGTCCAGAACTCCGACCACGAGAGCAGTGAAGCGACGGTCGCGGCCGGCCCGTCGCCAGTGAGCGGTGAGCGAACCATGTCTGCACAGCTCGGCGGTGAGCGAACCGTTTCTGGACAGCTGGGCGGTGAGCGAACGGCGGCTGCTCCGACGATTGACGGTGAGCGAACGGCTGCTGCTCCGACACTGGGCGCCGAGCGGCCGAGCGAGGGTAGTCGCACTGTCACCGCCGTTCCCGTCGACACCCTGATCACCAGACCGCCGACCCGAGAGACCCTCGACGATGTCGAGGTCGGCCAGCAGGTCGACGACTTCGATCTGCTGATGGGTTTGGGCAGCGGCGCGTTCGGCCGGGTGTTCCTGGCCCGGCAGCGTTCGATGCAACGCCTCGTTGCGGTGAAGATCTCGCACGATCACGGCAACGAACCGCAAACTCTCGCGCAACTCGACCACGACTACATCGTGCGGGTGTTCGATCAGCGACTACTCGAGGACCGCAAGCTCCGCCTGCTCTATATGCAGTACCTACCGGGTGGGACGCTGCTGCGGGTGCTGCGGCGCGTCCGCGTCACACCCGAACGCGAGCGGAACGGCAGCCTCCTGCTCGAGGTAGTGGACGAGGAAATGCGGGAGAAGGGTGAGATTCGACCCACCGATTCGAGTGTCCGGGCGGAGATAGCGTCGTTGACCTGGCCGGAAACGATCGCGTGGCTGGGCAGGCGGCTGGCGGACGCCCTCGACTACGCCGGCAAACGTGGGGTTCTGCACCGCGACATCAAACCGGCCAACATCCTGCTCACGGCCGAGGGTGTGCCCAAGCTTGCCGACTTCAACATCAGTTTCAGCGACTCCGTCTCGGGAGCGTCACCGCTGGCCTACTTCGGTGGATCCCTCGCCTACATGTCGCCCGAGCAGCTCGAAGCGTGTCATCGCGGCATGCCGGGCACCGCGGCCGATCTGGACACCCGCAGCGACATCTTCGCGCTGGGTGTAATGCTGTGGGAGTTGATGTGCGGGCGACGCCCCTTCCCCGACGAGGACGTGTCGAGTGAGTCGCTGGTCGGGCTCGAGGCGATGCTCGATCACCGCAGTCGCGCCATCGATCCCGAGTTCCTCGACCACCTGCCCTACGACTGCCCCGCATCGTTGCGACGCGTGTTGCTGACCTGCCTGTCGCCGAAGCCCGAAGGGCGCTGGTCGAGCGGAGCGGAGCTGGCCAAGCAGTTCGACCTCTGCCTCAATCCGCGCGCCCGCGACCTCGTCGACCCGCCGCCACACAGTTGGCGCATGCGGTTGCGCCGCTGGGCCCTGCCGATCCTCGTTGTCGGTATCGCGGCGCCGAACGCTCTGGCCGGAATCTACAACTATCACCACAACAAGATGCTGATCATCAGTGCGCTGACTCCGGAGGTGCAGCGTTCCTTCGAGCAGATACAGCTGGTGATCAACTCGATTGCGTTTCCGCTGGGCGCGATCCTGCTGCTGTACTGGTGCCGCTATCCCCTATTGGTGCCGCGCGGGCTGCGCAAGGGGCGCACGTACGACCGGCACACTCTCACCCGCGCGCGCACCGACACCCTCCTGCTCGGCGACCGCGTCGTGCTGGTCGTGTTCGGGTTGTGGTTCGTCGCGGGGGTCGCTTATCCGATTTCCCTGCAGCTGGCGGCCGGGGGCGTTCCGCCGGGCGCATACGTCCACTTCATCGCGTCACTGATCGTGTGCGGCGCGGTGTCGGTGGCGTACCCGTTCTTCGTCGTCGCCTTCTTCGCGGTGCGCTGCATCTATCCCAGCCTGCTACCGCAGGACATCGCCAGTAGTGCCGATGCGCAGAAACTTCGGGGCTTGGATCGACGCAGCACCCTGTATCTCGCGGTGGCCGCGTCGGTTCCGCTCGCCGGTGTGGCCGGCGTGACCTTCCTGTCGCCTGACGAGATCACTCTGGTGATCATCGCGGTCCGCATTCTGTGCCTCGGCGGGATCGTCGCGTTCGTCGGTGTCTACTGGCTGTTCCGCCAACTGGAGGAGGACCTGCGGGCACTCGAACCCGTCGTGTCCCACGAGTCCGTGCGCTAG
- a CDS encoding amidase produces MGDHPLSSAIGIADRVRSGMSSPVEAVESALAVIAERDPKIRAFASVLAEQARADALALTHRADLSSLPLAGVPVAIKDDIPVAGQPMREGSRATSAEPKASDHSVVARLRAAGAVVVGLTALPELAVWGTTDAPGVITRNPWNLSRTCGGSSGGSAAAVAAGMVPIAHGTDGLGSIRIPAANCGVFGIKPGRGVVPSELGATSWFGMAENGPLATTVADAALMLSVLADRPELAQLAEPAPLRIAVAPGSPTHLSVVDPHWRAATERAGTELAGSGHRVESAKLPYPVNLLPVLARWTAGTAADAEELDFRQLQRRTRRHVAVGRGLRRVVRSQQVVRLEQTMFAFFADYDVVITPTLAQPPLAAAAWSERSWTSNIVANVRYAPFTALWNLVGWPAASVPVGTHPQSGTPLAVQIAAPPGGEARILALAAHIERVAAWPRVAPAR; encoded by the coding sequence ATGGGCGATCACCCGCTCTCCTCGGCCATCGGCATCGCCGACCGTGTGCGCTCCGGCATGTCGAGTCCGGTCGAGGCCGTGGAGTCGGCCTTGGCCGTCATCGCGGAACGAGACCCGAAGATCCGCGCCTTCGCCAGCGTCCTCGCCGAGCAGGCCCGCGCCGACGCTCTCGCCCTCACCCATCGTGCCGATCTGTCCTCGCTGCCGCTCGCGGGCGTGCCTGTCGCGATCAAGGACGACATTCCGGTCGCCGGCCAGCCGATGAGAGAAGGATCGCGCGCGACGAGCGCCGAGCCGAAGGCCTCCGACCATTCTGTCGTGGCCAGGCTGCGAGCAGCGGGAGCCGTCGTGGTCGGGCTGACCGCCCTTCCCGAACTTGCCGTGTGGGGCACGACCGACGCTCCCGGCGTCATCACCCGCAATCCATGGAACCTCTCGCGCACGTGCGGTGGCTCGTCCGGGGGGTCGGCTGCGGCGGTCGCTGCCGGAATGGTCCCGATCGCCCACGGGACCGACGGTCTGGGTTCCATACGGATCCCGGCCGCGAATTGCGGCGTGTTCGGTATCAAACCGGGTCGTGGGGTGGTGCCCTCGGAACTCGGTGCGACGTCCTGGTTCGGCATGGCGGAGAACGGCCCGCTGGCGACGACGGTGGCTGATGCCGCCTTGATGCTGTCCGTACTGGCGGATCGACCGGAACTAGCGCAACTCGCAGAGCCCGCACCCCTGCGGATCGCAGTGGCGCCGGGGTCGCCGACCCACCTGTCCGTCGTGGATCCGCACTGGCGGGCGGCAACCGAGCGGGCCGGCACGGAACTGGCCGGCTCCGGCCATCGCGTGGAGTCGGCGAAGCTGCCGTACCCGGTGAACCTCCTCCCCGTCCTCGCCCGGTGGACTGCCGGAACGGCAGCCGACGCGGAGGAACTCGACTTTCGGCAACTGCAGCGCCGCACCCGGCGACACGTGGCCGTCGGCCGAGGGCTCCGACGAGTGGTCCGTTCACAGCAGGTAGTCCGGCTCGAGCAGACGATGTTCGCCTTCTTCGCGGACTACGACGTCGTGATCACGCCCACACTCGCCCAGCCACCGCTGGCCGCCGCGGCCTGGAGCGAGCGATCCTGGACGTCGAATATCGTCGCCAACGTCCGGTACGCCCCGTTCACGGCGCTCTGGAACCTCGTCGGGTGGCCGGCGGCAAGCGTCCCGGTGGGCACGCATCCGCAGTCGGGCACCCCGCTCGCGGTGCAGATCGCCGCGCCACCGGGAGGCGAGGCACGCATTCTGGCACTCGCCGCCCACATCGAACGTGTCGCAGCCTGGCCGAGAGTGGCGCCTGCACGGTGA